A window of Salvia splendens isolate huo1 chromosome 8, SspV2, whole genome shotgun sequence genomic DNA:
CAAGAGAACTTGGGATGGGGAGTCGGTTTTGCAGTTCCCGGTGTGCTCATGCTAGTCTCTGTCACCTCTTTCTTTCTGGCTTCCCCCTTTTACGTCAGATTCAAGAGTAGCTCAAGTTTGATCACCGGCTTCGTTCAAGTGGGCGTAGCTGCTTTCAGAAACCGGCACCTCAAGTTGTCTGACAGCACGAGCGATGTATACCACTGCAAGAATGGCTCTGGCCTTGTGACCCCGAGTGAAAAGCTAAGGTACAGCGTACATTATGCTTGTTGTCTGTGTTTTAGTTGAATGATATAGTaatgaaacaatattttgccgATGATGTTAGGTTTCTGAATAAGGCCTGCGTTGTAAGAGACGGTGAGAACGAGTTGACAACTGACGGGAGGGCCGCAAATCCATGGCGGCTTTGTACGGTTGAACGAGTCGAGGAGCTCAAGGCACTTCTGAGAGTCGTTCCGATATGGTCCTCAGGGATGATCATGTCGATAAACCTGAGCCAGAGCACGTTTCCGTTGCTCCAAGCAGTCTCAATGGACCGGCATATAACTTCGAGTTTTGAGATCCCGGCAGCCTCGTTTAGCGTGTTCGTGATCACGGCCGTTATCTTATGGGTTATTCTCTATGACCGCGTGTTTCTCCCCTTAGCATCCCGCATCAAGGGGAGACCCGTTCGTGTGAGTACTAGAGTAAGAATGGGGATTGGGATCTTCCTCTCGTTCCTAGCCATGATCGTCTCAGCCACGGTGGAGGCCATCCGTCGATTCGTCGCCATCAAGGATGGAAAAGTTAACAACCCACAGTCCGTCGTGGCCATGTCTGCGCTATGGCTCCTCCCACAGAACTTCCTCACGGGGTTCGCAGAGGCCTCCAACGCGATTGCACAGATCGAATTCTACTTCTCCGAGCTCCCAAGAAGCATGTCGAGCATAGCCTCTACGCTTCTCGGGATCGGGATGTGCCTAGCGAACATCCTCGCAAGCTCGATCATGAACATGGTCGACTACTTTTCGAAGCAAGGCGGGGACGAGAGCTGGATCTCGAGCAACATCAACAAGGGCCACTTTGATTACTACTACCTTGTTCTTGCTGGTTTGAGCATGGCTAACATGTTGTATTTTCTCGGTTGTAGCGCCGCGTTCGGGCCATCGAGAGATGAAGGAAAGCCGCCGGAGGAAGAGGATGAGTGTGACTTGTGAGTTTCTTATCTTTATGTGTCTATATTTACAATAGAAAGTGATGATATGAAGACTTGCAGAAGTTCTTGAAATTAAGTACTCCTATGTTTTAGGCTTATGAGGTTATGTATGTAGTAATATATAAACAGACTTCTCACTATACATAGGTCAAGTTCCGAGATTTATTTGAATCTTGGACTTCTGTTTTCTTGAGGCACCATCTTTGAATTTTTATGCCAAAATATGGTGcaaaatgtactttttttttaattttaatgttagGGTGAGCATGTATTGAGAATATTGTTGTTTCTTGTGAAATAGTACAGAGTTGTAATAAAGAATGTGCAAATGAAAGTTTGttcatttgtttatattttaaccGCTGTATTTCTTCATGAAACCGGTATATCAGCTTTTCTTTGTGTATATAAACTTGTGAAACgcaaattaaaattcattcaTTTGTTCATGTTTTGATCTCGGATTTTATTTCATCATGTATAGACAATGTAAATGAAAGGCCGTTCATTTGTTTATGTTACGATCtcgtattttatttaattacgtAACGAGAATATCTATTACTTATTTGTAGTTTACATTGAGTTGTAACATAGTACTCCTATGTGTAAATTAAAGTGCGTTcatttgtttatgttttgatCTTGTATTTTATCATGTAACAAGAATATTGTCGTTTCCTTATGTATATTGAGTTGTGAAATACGAGCGGTGACCAACAATAGTAATCCTATTACGCAGTATTTATCATCTCTTGTAAGTAagctattattaataaaattaaaattaaatgctaaaataatcaattagttgtgctattattaataaaatttaaatttaaattaaatgctAAAATAATCAACTAACACAACTAAAGAGTACCCCGATATACTTGGATAAAAAGGGAATTCTCTGCTGATGGGCCTTAAAATGGGCCCAAGTCGTGTTCTATTGAAAAAGCCCATATTATAGAAAAAGAAGTCCGAAACACTGTCAACACTTGAATCAATGAAGCCCGATTATTACAATTTACAAGCATGAGCATGACTGTCTCTGTCAACCAAAAAGGTCCCCACCCCacccctcccctcccctcccctcccctcccctctCCTCTAATCTCTCTCTACATAACAAAATGGAGTAAAAAACACACTCAATCACTAAGTAAAAAAcacactcactcactcactaaAAAAACATAACTCTATCTATGTTTCTCTGtacatgcaaaataaaacacacacacacaatctctctctctctccgccACCATGAAAACAAACCAAGCGAAGCTGAAAACCAGCACTCGTAGCCAGCTTTTCACATGCGGATTCTTCCGCCACTGCACTCAAACCGCCCTCAGCCCCACCAGCTCCACCGCCCCTCCCCCGCCGCAGGCCgaatcctcctcctcttcctcctccaacACCTCCCAAAGCTTCACCCAGTGGCGCTTCCCACTCTCCAACTCCCCCATGGCCCACCACCCCAAACCCGAACCCCTACCCGACCCGGACCCCGACACCCCTCCGCTCACCGCCGCCGCCCTCGAGGAGCTCTTCCGGGCCGCCGAGCTCCGGTTCGGGTCCGGGTCGGACTCGGGTCGGGTCGGAGCCGTCCACCTGCTGGAGCGGTCGCTGGTGCCGAACCCGCGCTCCGCGGTGGAGGGGTGCTGCTGCCCGGCGGCGGTGGTGGGCGAGGTGGTGGCGTGCCTCCGGGAGGGGGTGGCGCGGAAGGCGGCGAGCAAGGTGCTGCTGGCGCTGTGCCTGGTGGAGGGAAACCGGCTAGCGGCGGTGGGGGCCGGGGCGGTGGCGGCAGTGGTGGAGGCGCTGGCGGACGCGGAGAGCGCCGTGGCGGAGCGGTCGCTGGCTGCGCTGGAGCTGCTGTGTACGACGGCGGAGGGGGCTGAGGAGGTTCGGGCACACGCACTGGCCGTGCCGATGATGGTTCAGGTGAGGGTTGGGAGTAACAATTTCAAACCTTTTTAAGTTAAATTATCAGATAATTAGCATAAGATTAAATAATGTAATaaaattactagtactactatacaCATGTCGATATTATTGATGGTCTATTAAATGACATTGTTTCGTTAATATAACCACATTATTATGTTGCTAAAAACATCAATAGGTAGGTGATTGGATTTGTTATTG
This region includes:
- the LOC121745309 gene encoding protein NRT1/ PTR FAMILY 1.2-like isoform X1, with amino-acid sequence MEDGRKEKEAEVEKPLLESAHEKGGFRTLPFIIGNEALEKMATFGLSPNMTLYLINEYHMQMTTTANVLFMWSAATNFMPLVGAVVADSYLGRFHTIGFGSIVCLMGIIILWSTAVIPQASPPPCDQSSNVCISATTFQIMYLCLSFGLISIGAGGIRSSSLAFGADQLEKKGFHKSPGVKQSYFGWYYASYTLSVLFALTCVVYIQENLGWGVGFAVPGVLMLVSVTSFFLASPFYVRFKSSSSLITGFVQVGVAAFRNRHLKLSDSTSDVYHCKNGSGLVTPSEKLRFLNKACVVRDGENELTTDGRAANPWRLCTVERVEELKALLRVVPIWSSGMIMSINLSQSTFPLLQAVSMDRHITSSFEIPAASFSVFVITAVILWVILYDRVFLPLASRIKGRPVRVSTRVRMGIGIFLSFLAMIVSATVEAIRRFVAIKDGKVNNPQSVVAMSALWLLPQNFLTGFAEASNAIAQIEFYFSELPRSMSSIASTLLGIGMCLANILASSIMNMVDYFSKQGGDESWISSNINKGHFDYYYLVLAGLSMANMLYFLGCSAAFGPSRDEGKPPEEEDECDL
- the LOC121745309 gene encoding protein NRT1/ PTR FAMILY 1.2-like isoform X2, coding for MTTTANVLFMWSAATNFMPLVGAVVADSYLGRFHTIGFGSIVCLMGIIILWSTAVIPQASPPPCDQSSNVCISATTFQIMYLCLSFGLISIGAGGIRSSSLAFGADQLEKKGFHKSPGVKQSYFGWYYASYTLSVLFALTCVVYIQENLGWGVGFAVPGVLMLVSVTSFFLASPFYVRFKSSSSLITGFVQVGVAAFRNRHLKLSDSTSDVYHCKNGSGLVTPSEKLRFLNKACVVRDGENELTTDGRAANPWRLCTVERVEELKALLRVVPIWSSGMIMSINLSQSTFPLLQAVSMDRHITSSFEIPAASFSVFVITAVILWVILYDRVFLPLASRIKGRPVRVSTRVRMGIGIFLSFLAMIVSATVEAIRRFVAIKDGKVNNPQSVVAMSALWLLPQNFLTGFAEASNAIAQIEFYFSELPRSMSSIASTLLGIGMCLANILASSIMNMVDYFSKQGGDESWISSNINKGHFDYYYLVLAGLSMANMLYFLGCSAAFGPSRDEGKPPEEEDECDL
- the LOC121743436 gene encoding U-box domain-containing protein 25; amino-acid sequence: MKTNQAKLKTSTRSQLFTCGFFRHCTQTALSPTSSTAPPPPQAESSSSSSSNTSQSFTQWRFPLSNSPMAHHPKPEPLPDPDPDTPPLTAAALEELFRAAELRFGSGSDSGRVGAVHLLERSLVPNPRSAVEGCCCPAAVVGEVVACLREGVARKAASKVLLALCLVEGNRLAAVGAGAVAAVVEALADAESAVAERSLAALELLCTTAEGAEEVRAHALAVPMMVQLMGEMEGGRGKEHAISVLAVIYGGAKEGAAAVAPAEEVARAVTLALQGECSARARRKGAQLLKILHDNGQLEMTDEER